The window AGCATCCGCCAATGAACTGGCCAATATCTGGCCCCGCTCTGCCAGATAAGCCGTGATACGCTGTTTCCACTCCGCTTCCTCCTGATCAACTGCAGCCAACCGTGTAGCAGCCTCCGGGCCCACTTCGACACTTCGCAATGCAAAGATCTGCGCATCACTCGCCCCTTGATTACGTGCCGCAGCCACCTTATCCGCCAATACGGCATGCGAGACTGCAGCGGCCTGTGCAGTCCGCTGTGTTGCAGGCAGCTGTGATTCAATCTCCGCCAACTTGCCTGCTTTTTCTGCTGGCGATAATTGTGGATTGTGCGTTACTTCCAGTCTTGTCAGTGATAAATCGTTGATCACATCATCTTCACCAAACAATGCTTCACTTTCTCGCGGAGAGAAAAAGCGATCACGCAGTTGCTTGATTGCGGCCAGTCGCGTGCGCGTCCCAGCGAGGGTCAGCTCATCATCGTGGCCAATCGCTTGCTTGGCCAAAGTCGCAAGTGCAGCCTTGAAATCCAGATAGCGTGCCAGAATGGCTTTTGCACGTGTGGCATGCTCTGGTTTCAATGATTTGTCCAAATCCCTTTCAATGGCTTGTCGAATATCCGGCAAGGGGCGCTCACCATAAGTTGCAAGATAGTAGTCAAAGCGTTGCAACAAGGCAGGACCAATCACCAATTCCCCCTGCCCTTGCTGAATCTGGCCGTCTACATTTGTCCCACGCAAAGACGGCGCAAATGGCTTTTCCCTTGCAACCTGCTGGCCAATTGGCATTTCAGGAGCACCAATCGAATCAGTGTGAAAAAGTAATCCGGCAACAGCCCCCGCACTGACGAGGGCTGCCACGCCTATCCAGGCCGCTTTCATCACACACCCGCATTGCGTAACCGGTTGGCGTGTTGGCGATAGACCGTCAAGGGGCTGGTTTCAAACAGATGGGTAATGCCAAAGAATCCATTGATCTGGTCCAGATGGTTCATCTTATAGTCCACCCGAATTACCTGCCCTAGTCGTTGTGAGCAGGTATCCACCAAGCCGTCGTTGGACTGACCATGCGCCAGCGACAACAGACCCAGCGGCCCGTCAGCAGGATCCAGTATGTTGGTGACAGAATGTCCACCCCCCCAAGAGTAGTAACGTACCCCGTTCGTGACGTACGCCCCCTCATCACAAGCACTGGGCACCCCACCCGGATGCTTGGCGTTGAATTTGGTAAGCCCTGGCGTGGTCAAGCTATCCAGTGCCGCAATGGTGTTTTGGGGCAATCCGTTTCCCCCAGTAGCAAAACTCAACAACCTTGCAAAGGCATTGGCTACCGTAGATGCCACAGATTCCGAGACAGACCCAGGCGGGGCAACTTGCCGCACAATGTCAGCTACCCTCGATCCCTTATTGACCCCGCCAACACTGGTAACTGACGCCACCAGATCAGGTCGCACTGACGCCACATAACGGGCTGTCGGGCTGCCTTGGCTATGCCCAACGATATTGATTTTAGTCGCGCCAGTCTGCGCCAATATTCGTTTGACCT of the Chitinivorax sp. B genome contains:
- a CDS encoding lipase secretion chaperone, whose translation is MAALVSAGAVAGLLFHTDSIGAPEMPIGQQVAREKPFAPSLRGTNVDGQIQQGQGELVIGPALLQRFDYYLATYGERPLPDIRQAIERDLDKSLKPEHATRAKAILARYLDFKAALATLAKQAIGHDDELTLAGTRTRLAAIKQLRDRFFSPRESEALFGEDDVINDLSLTRLEVTHNPQLSPAEKAGKLAEIESQLPATQRTAQAAAVSHAVLADKVAAARNQGASDAQIFALRSVEVGPEAATRLAAVDQEEAEWKQRITAYLAERGQILASSLADADKQAAILQAQHRRFNEMERLRLAAYE
- a CDS encoding triacylglycerol lipase; translation: MIVPHASQAAGYTQTKYPILLVHGIFGFDNFLGADYFYKVPGELARDGARVFVSTVSAANSNEVRGEQLLAEVKRILAQTGATKINIVGHSQGSPTARYVASVRPDLVASVTSVGGVNKGSRVADIVRQVAPPGSVSESVASTVANAFARLLSFATGGNGLPQNTIAALDSLTTPGLTKFNAKHPGGVPSACDEGAYVTNGVRYYSWGGGHSVTNILDPADGPLGLLSLAHGQSNDGLVDTCSQRLGQVIRVDYKMNHLDQINGFFGITHLFETSPLTVYRQHANRLRNAGV